From a single Adhaeribacter swui genomic region:
- a CDS encoding DUF4386 domain-containing protein, whose protein sequence is METIKTGKQKDKTAALITGVFYLAAALTAIVALKLYEPILYHPDYLVQGAKNTYLIVLGAFLELLTVATVAGTAIMLFPYLRKFNESMGLAYLCFRVLEAILILVGIVSVLSLLTLSQTFTKAVAPDVVNYQITGIILKAVHDYTFMLGPNFMLGINTFLYSLVFYSSRLIPKKLALMGLIGALLIFLASLLELFGLIRQVSVEGVLLALPVFAYEIILAVWLITKGFNQEVLSARSLQAKVWI, encoded by the coding sequence ATGGAAACAATTAAAACTGGCAAACAAAAAGATAAAACAGCCGCATTAATTACCGGGGTGTTTTACTTAGCGGCGGCTCTAACCGCTATAGTTGCCTTAAAGTTATACGAACCTATCCTGTACCACCCGGATTACCTGGTACAAGGCGCTAAAAACACGTATCTCATAGTATTAGGAGCTTTCCTGGAATTACTTACCGTAGCCACCGTAGCCGGAACAGCCATTATGCTGTTTCCTTATTTACGAAAGTTCAACGAAAGCATGGGACTGGCCTATTTGTGTTTCCGGGTGCTGGAAGCTATTCTTATTCTTGTTGGTATAGTTAGTGTTTTATCGCTGCTTACTCTTAGCCAAACCTTTACCAAGGCCGTTGCCCCGGATGTGGTTAATTACCAAATAACCGGCATTATCTTAAAAGCAGTTCACGATTATACTTTTATGCTGGGGCCTAATTTTATGCTGGGCATTAATACTTTTCTGTATAGCCTTGTTTTTTACAGCTCCCGGCTTATCCCTAAAAAACTGGCGTTGATGGGGTTAATTGGTGCTCTGCTAATATTTCTGGCTTCACTTCTGGAACTGTTTGGCCTTATCCGCCAGGTATCGGTAGAGGGCGTATTGTTGGCGCTGCCGGTATTTGCTTACGAAATAATTTTAGCTGTTTGGCTAATCACGAAAGGCTTCAACCAGGAAGTTTTGTCTGCCCGATCCTTACAGGCTAAAGTGTGGATTTAA
- a CDS encoding Crp/Fnr family transcriptional regulator — MENPIIKFITSYVALSPEEIDLVNEQNQIISYKKGTLLLSEGEYAKECYFILKGCIRSYYLVNGEERTTEFYNETQGINPVSYLTKQPSEYYLACEEDCEVAISSAERSEKLIRNVPKLEALIMQMSKELLVQNQVSFDNFKNLSPEMRYLKLLETRPELFNRVPLNHIATYLGITPVSLSRMRKRITVKP; from the coding sequence ATGGAAAACCCAATTATTAAATTTATTACTTCTTACGTTGCACTTTCGCCGGAGGAAATAGACCTGGTTAATGAACAAAATCAGATTATATCCTATAAAAAAGGGACATTGCTACTATCGGAAGGAGAATATGCGAAAGAATGCTACTTTATTTTAAAAGGTTGTATACGCAGCTATTACCTCGTGAACGGGGAAGAAAGAACTACCGAATTTTATAATGAAACCCAGGGCATTAACCCGGTAAGTTATTTAACCAAGCAACCATCGGAATATTATCTGGCTTGCGAAGAAGATTGCGAGGTGGCGATAAGTTCGGCGGAGCGAAGTGAAAAGTTGATCCGGAATGTACCTAAATTGGAAGCGCTGATTATGCAAATGAGTAAGGAGTTACTAGTGCAAAATCAGGTATCGTTTGATAATTTTAAAAATCTGAGCCCGGAGATGCGTTACCTAAAACTGCTGGAAACAAGGCCGGAATTATTTAACCGGGTTCCGCTGAATCATATTGCCACCTACCTGGGTATTACGCCTGTTTCGTTGAGCCGCATGCGAAAAAGAATTACGGTTAAACCCTGA
- a CDS encoding DUF5131 family protein, which produces MAQSSIEWTELTWNPTTGCTKISAGCKFCYAEVMANRLQAMGIDKYKDAFAIRIHPDTLKIPYSWKSPKIVFVNSMSDLFHDQIPFSFIKQVFEVMNDNPQHIFQVLTKRAERLLKLSHELKWTNNIWMGVSVEDDRVVERIEYLCNTNAKIKFLSLEPLIGPLSNLNLKNVDWVIVGGESGRKPRPMRAEWVLDIQNQCEKAGVAFFFKQWGGRNKKATGRLLNGRTYDAMPKFAEI; this is translated from the coding sequence ATGGCTCAGTCAAGTATAGAATGGACCGAATTGACCTGGAATCCAACTACAGGCTGCACTAAGATCTCCGCTGGTTGTAAGTTCTGTTATGCTGAAGTAATGGCTAATCGCTTACAGGCTATGGGTATAGATAAATACAAAGATGCATTTGCTATACGAATTCATCCAGATACTTTAAAAATTCCTTATTCTTGGAAATCTCCTAAAATTGTCTTTGTTAATTCAATGAGTGATTTGTTTCATGATCAAATACCATTTTCTTTTATAAAACAAGTATTTGAAGTAATGAATGATAACCCTCAACATATATTTCAGGTATTAACTAAACGTGCTGAACGTTTATTAAAGTTAAGTCATGAGCTAAAATGGACAAATAATATTTGGATGGGTGTTTCAGTAGAAGATGATCGCGTTGTAGAAAGAATTGAATATTTATGCAATACTAATGCTAAGATTAAGTTTCTTTCTTTGGAGCCGCTAATAGGTCCATTATCTAATTTAAATTTAAAAAACGTTGACTGGGTTATCGTAGGTGGAGAAAGTGGCCGTAAGCCTCGCCCTATGAGAGCAGAATGGGTTCTTGATATTCAAAACCAATGCGAGAAAGCCGGAGTTGCTTTTTTCTTTAAGCAATGGGGCGGACGCAACAAAAAAGCCACAGGACGCTTGCTAAATGGTAGGACATATGATGCAATGCCTAAGTTTGCTGAAATATAA
- the tcmP gene encoding three-Cys-motif partner protein TcmP, producing the protein MPGINLHNKPFDESTLAKLEIFEKYAEAWLPVFCHKPGRTICIFDFFAGTGYDKNNVPGSPIRILKVVKEFLEIIFKNTITVKVYLNEYNAAKYDLLKASWETYLDSNRDLRRVIKYEIFNKDFEEVFKTLLPEINKYPSLVFLDQNGVKFAADEYFQALNKLSETDFLFFISSSYIWRFGEKKEFQKYLPININELKKNPYKFIHQEVVHALKRKLPDGSKLKLYPFSIKKGTHIYGLVFGAKHLLAVDKFLDIVWKKNPINGDANFDIYDDLAPVEKQLSLFPKPLKLNKIERFQLLLEEEIKLAGTITNLELYEFTIDKAHICTHTKDHLVALKNKGKITYDSRFPKINYEAVKKKDVVTIKWVAK; encoded by the coding sequence ATGCCTGGAATAAATTTACATAATAAACCATTTGATGAGTCTACCCTAGCTAAATTAGAAATATTTGAAAAGTATGCTGAAGCTTGGCTTCCTGTATTTTGTCATAAACCAGGTAGAACAATTTGCATTTTTGATTTTTTCGCTGGAACTGGTTATGATAAAAACAATGTACCTGGAAGCCCAATAAGAATTTTAAAAGTAGTTAAGGAATTCCTAGAAATTATTTTCAAGAATACAATTACTGTTAAAGTTTATCTGAATGAGTACAATGCTGCTAAATATGATTTACTTAAAGCGTCTTGGGAAACTTATTTGGATTCTAATAGAGATTTAAGAAGAGTAATAAAGTATGAAATATTTAATAAAGATTTTGAAGAAGTATTTAAAACTTTATTACCTGAAATTAACAAATATCCTAGCTTAGTTTTTCTGGATCAGAATGGGGTGAAATTTGCTGCTGATGAATACTTTCAAGCATTAAACAAGCTTTCAGAGACGGACTTTCTGTTTTTTATCTCATCTTCTTACATTTGGAGGTTTGGTGAAAAGAAAGAGTTTCAGAAATATTTGCCTATAAATATAAATGAGTTAAAAAAGAACCCCTATAAATTTATTCACCAAGAAGTTGTACACGCTCTTAAGCGAAAGCTTCCCGATGGTTCTAAATTGAAACTATATCCTTTTTCAATTAAAAAAGGTACACATATTTATGGATTAGTATTTGGTGCTAAACACCTCTTAGCAGTAGATAAATTCTTAGACATTGTTTGGAAGAAAAACCCTATTAATGGTGATGCTAACTTTGATATTTATGATGATTTAGCGCCAGTAGAAAAGCAATTATCTTTATTCCCTAAACCACTTAAGTTGAATAAGATTGAAAGATTTCAACTATTATTAGAAGAAGAAATTAAATTGGCTGGGACAATAACGAATTTAGAATTATATGAATTCACTATAGATAAGGCTCACATCTGTACTCACACCAAAGACCATTTAGTTGCCTTGAAGAATAAGGGCAAGATTACCTATGATAGTAGGTTTCCTAAAATAAATTATGAGGCGGTTAAGAAGAAAGATGTAGTTACAATTAAGTGGGTTGCTAAATAA
- a CDS encoding pyridoxamine 5'-phosphate oxidase family protein translates to MNYSQLAFSDAAKELQQEFGSRQLYERVEKYHVQDGLTENEIKFIGAQDHFYMATIGENGYPYIQHRGGPKGFVKVLDVHTLAFVDFSGNRQYISVGNIETNPNVALIMVAYPHRARLKIYAQAKVVQITDAPELFAQIDPADYKHRPERMLVLTVQAYDWNCPQHITPRYTAEELEPTFAAQRQRLSDLEAENQKLKAELENLKIAPK, encoded by the coding sequence ATGAATTATAGTCAATTAGCTTTTTCTGATGCCGCCAAAGAATTACAGCAGGAATTTGGGAGCCGGCAGCTTTACGAGCGCGTGGAAAAATACCACGTACAGGATGGCCTGACCGAGAATGAAATAAAGTTTATCGGGGCTCAGGATCATTTTTACATGGCCACCATCGGCGAGAACGGCTACCCCTACATCCAACATCGTGGCGGACCCAAGGGTTTTGTAAAAGTACTGGATGTGCATACGCTGGCCTTCGTGGATTTTTCGGGCAACCGGCAGTACATCTCCGTCGGCAACATCGAGACTAACCCGAATGTGGCGCTCATTATGGTGGCGTACCCGCACCGGGCCCGCCTGAAAATATATGCCCAAGCCAAAGTAGTACAGATCACCGATGCGCCCGAACTGTTTGCCCAAATAGACCCCGCCGACTATAAACACCGGCCGGAGCGCATGCTGGTACTCACGGTACAGGCTTACGATTGGAACTGTCCGCAGCACATTACCCCGCGCTACACCGCCGAAGAGCTGGAACCCACCTTCGCGGCCCAGCGCCAACGCCTCTCGGATTTAGAAGCAGAAAACCAAAAATTAAAAGCGGAACTGGAAAATTTAAAAATTGCCCCGAAATGA
- a CDS encoding glycoside hydrolase family 43 protein: MIKNTLFLFCLITGLTWNSALAQTTAPKVATAKATYTNPLKVQFGDPYVLRTKGMYYMYGTGAGANKGFSAYSSKDLVNWKPEGQVYFHDNKNGWSDPNASWGGAYWAPEVYEVKGKYYLFYSAQWKENPTKEVENFKIGVAVADKPTGPFVDLANKPVFDPGYPVIDANVFFDTNGKAYLYYSRAAYKHSVASEIADWAKQKGWFKEIEESWVYGVELKPDFSGVIGEPVLLLRPPVKLSDKQTEWESRSVTSKEVNRRWTEGSVTFKKDNTYYIMYSANYFGGQHYAVGYATSNSPLGPFKKAANNPVLQKNTAKGGTVTGTGHNSITYSPDGKEMFCVYHGRTTKTGDERVVFIDRMEVKDGVLKVYGPTTTPQKLPSGVKAASKE, translated from the coding sequence ATGATAAAAAATACGCTTTTTTTATTTTGCCTGATTACCGGACTAACCTGGAATTCTGCCCTGGCTCAAACCACTGCTCCCAAAGTTGCGACCGCCAAGGCTACTTATACGAATCCGTTAAAGGTACAATTCGGCGACCCGTACGTGTTGCGCACCAAGGGCATGTATTACATGTACGGCACGGGTGCTGGCGCTAACAAGGGCTTTTCGGCTTACTCTTCCAAAGATTTAGTAAACTGGAAACCCGAAGGGCAAGTCTATTTTCATGATAACAAGAACGGCTGGAGCGACCCGAATGCCAGTTGGGGTGGGGCGTACTGGGCACCGGAAGTGTACGAGGTAAAAGGCAAGTATTATTTGTTTTACAGTGCCCAATGGAAAGAAAACCCCACCAAAGAAGTAGAAAATTTTAAAATTGGCGTAGCCGTAGCCGATAAACCAACTGGTCCTTTCGTAGACTTGGCTAACAAGCCGGTTTTCGACCCGGGTTACCCGGTAATTGATGCCAACGTGTTTTTCGACACCAACGGCAAAGCTTACTTATACTATTCCCGGGCCGCTTACAAGCACTCCGTAGCCAGCGAAATAGCCGATTGGGCCAAGCAAAAAGGCTGGTTTAAAGAAATTGAAGAAAGCTGGGTCTACGGCGTAGAATTAAAACCTGATTTTTCCGGCGTAATTGGCGAACCCGTTTTATTGCTGCGCCCGCCCGTAAAACTCAGCGACAAACAAACCGAATGGGAAAGCCGTTCCGTAACATCCAAAGAAGTAAACCGCCGCTGGACGGAGGGCTCCGTGACGTTTAAGAAAGACAATACCTATTACATTATGTACTCGGCGAATTACTTTGGCGGGCAGCATTACGCCGTAGGGTACGCTACTTCTAACTCGCCTTTGGGGCCGTTTAAAAAAGCCGCCAATAATCCGGTATTACAGAAAAATACGGCTAAAGGCGGTACGGTAACCGGCACCGGCCACAACAGCATTACCTACTCCCCCGATGGCAAAGAAATGTTCTGCGTTTATCATGGCCGCACCACCAAAACCGGCGACGAACGCGTGGTTTTTATTGATCGTATGGAGGTGAAAGATGGTGTGTTAAAAGTTTATGGACCTACAACTACTCCGCAAAAATTGCCTTCGGGTGTAAAGGCTGCGAGTAAGGAATAA